The genomic window GATCAGCTTGTTCAAAGTTActcagtccaaaaaaaaaaaaatcactcaattaCTGGCAGAATTGGGACTGAACTCAGGTCTCTGTACTGACCTCTGCTGCTTCTCTTGCATCTCCATAATGTCAGATTTTCCACCTTCTCCTCCTTTGTTCATTGAACACTATATACTTAACCCATTTGGtgagaaaaagaatgtaatatattagtataaattttattctaatcTTATATACCTCTATGTATGTTCCTATGTGATCACAATCAGATTTCAAAaggaatttgtgttttgttttccctggagtattttatgttttcatggaGATACTAACTGTGCTTGTTGGATTATTTAGGATTGCTCTAATTGCAACTGTTATAAAACCATGTAAACCAAAAAGGGTGATATGTTGCCTTGTATGGCTGAAGAACTGAAGAAAGGAACCTTCAGGCAAGGATGGTTCCAGATGTTCAAAGGATGTCATTGGAAAGCTGTCTCTTTATATAGTGTGGATGAACTTTCCTCAGTGTTGGCTTTCCCTGCAGGCCAATGCTCTCTCTGTCATGGCACTTGGCCATGTCACATGGTCACAGCTCCAGGTCCAGACAAGTGTCTCCTTTCCTGGCAGATCAGTGAATTCCTGAGTTGCTGGGCTGGGCTTGTGTGAGGCATGGAACACTGATTGATCAGGTCTGTCAAGTGCCACTCCTGGGTACTAATGATATGTCACACCTATCAAAACCACATGGCTTGGTGAAAGGGCATGATTCCCAAAGGAAAATCCGGGTGTTACcatcagaagaaacagaaatagatgTGGGACAGCAAAGGTGGCTGTTCACAACCCCTGCCATCCTAATAGCCCAGTGAATGACCATGGCATTCTGTCATTACCCCCATCACAGGCACTTAGGTTGCCCAGAGAGGAACCAGAtgctctgggttcaaattccacaTCTGCTTCTCTCTAGCTGTGACCCTTGGGCAAGTGTTTTAATCtaactctgcctcagtttcctcatgtgtaaggTGGAGACAGTAATAGGACTTGTTCACAGGGGTGTTAGGAGGATTAAAGGAGCTAATACACGTGATGAATTTATATCAGTCCCTGGCATATATTACATCCAGCACTTAGCTATTATTACTCACCATCATAACTAGCATTactaaaaaagcaaatatttaatttagaaaatggcATTCACTCTCAGGCACTTCCTTAGAATACTTCCTCCCATAGTTGGAATTTCCTGGGCAAAGCTCCAGCTGTGTTTCTAGCTCCTGTTATTTACCTCCAGGTGCTCTCAGCAGTACAGAGCCAATGAACAGTGTCACAGGCAGAGTGTCCTGGTGCTGTTGCAATCCTAGTGATCTCAAGCCCTCTAGTCTTGCCTGGAGTAGCACTTTCCTTTAAGGGCAAAACAAAATATCTGGAGCACACATCAGATAGCTGGAAGGCTGACTGGGATTGGCCGGGCTGACCCACGGTTCCTGCGTCTTCCCCAAACTGAATGCTCATAAGCCATCTCTTTCCTACCTCCCCATCTTGCCACGGTATCCTGGGGCCCATGCCCGCTCTTGAGACCTGTGCCTGTTTCCCTCTCCTACACTCTCCAGCTGCCAGGAACTACCCTGAATATCCTGAGACTTTTCTTACATTGAGCAACATAAGTTTCTTTACTAACCTCCACCCAAACTAGGTGCGGGACCTAACTACATAACCAAAGAGAACTTTCTGAATCCAAAATAGGCTTCATGCTTCTAAGAAAAATGTTGTCATTGCCTTACATGTGACTgcggttattttttttttttctgttgacaGCAACTCCTGCAGCCCTGCCaatgctgttttcattttaagtttttcagCAATGagatcttaattatttttaatgtttatttgggggggggggggtgggtcgagaagggcagagagagagggagacacagaatccgaagcaggcttcgggctctgagctgtcagaacagaggccaatgcagggctcagacccatgaactgtaagttcatgacctgagccgaagtcagatgcttaactgactgagccacccaggagccccttgacaATGAGATTTTAAACCTCAGCAATGTACAAGGGTACTCGGTGCTATGGGAGCTACACTGAGCTATAATAAGGTCCTAGCCCTTGAAGTACAAACAACTTTGGTTGGAAGGCAGAATTAACATCTTTGGCATACAGGAAACCCAAGTTTTCTCATGGAAGTTGGGCTTCAGGAACTCGGGAAACAGTGAGGAGTCATCCCCTTTAACTTCGGTCCTCTAACTCCCTTATGGGAAGAGGCAGCATCCCCTGGCTGGTCAGACACTCCACCCCTGTGACATTTAAGAGTTGGTGACTTCAGAGACCACACGGTGTGGCACCTGCTTCCTGCCTTGAGGGGGCCCAGCAACCCCACACAGACTGCAGGATGAGGCTCCAAAGGTGGCTGTGCTTCCTGTCCACCTGTCACACTTGTGGCAGCTGCAGTCCgctgggcaggagggaggaggagcagagttCATGCTGCCTAAATGGATCTCAGAGGGATCCgtgaaaagaaggaagacagctGTTCAGGGAATTTCTCCGTGGGCTGCCTCTTGTCCCCAAACTACAGCCCCCATCAAGTGCCAGGGGCCAGTTTCAGCAAGCACGGGACCAGGAGAGAAACCAGGAAGTGAGCAATAAGGTCCAGTCACGTGTCCACACTTTCTGTCCACCTGGCGTGCACAGGGATATACTCTTAGCACAGGGAAACCACAGCCTTGCAGAGAGCCAAACTGCCGCTTGTGACCAAGCCTGGGGCCCCCAGCGGGTGCAGTGCAGACCTTGTTCCTCTGACAAATACTTAGGGAATACCTCCTGGGATGGGGGCTCCCCATACTGACGCAGCTTAAACAAGACTGGTCCCATCCATGCTTTCATGGAGCCAACAGCCTAGTGATGGACACAAACGTTAATCAGATGGTCCCTGTGTTTGACGTGTATGTGAAAATATCCTCATGTGTTTCCCAAgtaaacaaaacaccacagagatttttttttttaagccagaagTACAGGGTATCAGACAGGATATCCAACTCCATGCAAGAGGTTGTGGTGGGTTTCCTTAATCAAGTGACACGGGAGGTGGCCTGGGTGACAAGATGGGGGAGCGTTCCTGTCAGAGGGAGCAGCCTGTGTCATAAGATGGAGATGGGCTCTTGGTGGGAGTAAGAAGTCAGGTATGGCtgggatggagacacagagtaGCCAGAGTGCCTGGAAAGGAGACAGGGTCACACACTGTATTCATAGACTAGCTCAAGGATTCTGAATGTTTTCTGAGAGCCACGAGAAGCCTTTGAGGGATTAATAGGCCTCAAGAGTGGcacaagctgtgtgtgtgtgtgtgtgtgtgtgtgtgtgtgtgtactaaaaGAATGTTCTAAGCATTTGTAGAAAATGGGTTCTAAGGGACAAACATGAATAAGGGAAAATTATCTAGGTGGTTGTGGCAATAATCCAGGCAAGAAAAAGCAGCATCCTGGGTGAGCATGGTAGAATCATGGATGGAAATACTGGGCAAATGAAATAGAGGCAGAAGCTGGAGTCAGCAAGACATGACGCTTGATTGAGTGGGAGCCCAGGTGAGGCCCAGGTTTGGGCCCCAAGCATTGGAGGAATGTTCCTGCCACTTACTGAAGTAAGAGGTGGTAGAGGGGGTGTGGGAAGGAGACTTGATTACTGTTGAACTGGAGGTGCCTGGAAGACAATCAAGTAGAATTCTCCAAGCATCGGAAACTTTTGAGGGATTCTGGAGGCAGAGTCTGACTGGGAAATAGCACCACGAAAGAAAGCCAGGCACagtgaaaatacaaaaatgatgcCAGGCCTCGGACCTTAACTGGCGACACTGAGTCCGGGCGGAGTAAGCCAGCCCCTCCTTGCTCGTCTGGAGCTGCTCCCAATCTAGGAGGGACACATGGGCAGCAAGTACAgctgaacaatgcaggggttagggcaCCAGCCACCACCCCCAGGGAGCCAAAAATCTGCGTGTAACTCCTGACCCCCCAAATTTAACTATAATGggctactgttgaccagaaataTAGTCTATTAACACacattttctgtctgtatttactacattcttacaataatacatttttcttaaaattttcagtatgtctaatagccaaagtatggaaagggcccaaaagtccatcaacggatgaatggataaagatgtggtatatatatacaatggagtattatgcagcaatcaaaagaatgaaatcttgccatttgcaactatgtgaatggaatagagggtattatgctaagcgaaattagtcagagaaagacaaatatcatatgacttcactcctgtgaggaatttaagatacaaaacagatgaacataagggaagggaagcaaaaataatataaaaacagggaaggggacaaaacataagagactctaggggcacctgggtggctcagttggttaagcatctgactttggttcaggtcaccacctcatggttcatgggttcgagccctgctatcagctcagagcctgagcctgcttcggattctgtgtctccctctctctctgtccccccactcatactctgtctctgtctctctcaaaaataagtaacactaaacacaaaaattttaaaacaacataagagactgaaatatagagaacagagggttgctggaagggttatgggaggggggaattggctaaatgggtaaggggcattaaggaatctactcctgaaatcattgttgcactatatgttaactaacttggatataaattttaaaataaaaagaaagaataaacaataagatatcacttcaaaaaaatttttttcagcagGTCTAGGCTACACAGTTCATCTGTGagttttttcaaattattgtaaATCTCCAAAAATTTTTCcagtatatttattgaacaaaatcCACGTGTAAGAGGaactgtgcagttcaaacctgtgttgttcaagggtcagctgtgcTTGGATGAGGAATCTGCAAATGAGCAACTGCAAATTCGAGAACTATACAGAGACACCAAGAATTCCAGTGGAGAAACCCAGCCTTTCGAGGAGCAGCTGGCTGACATCCTTGCAGGCAAGAAGGCTTGGTTTAAGATCACTGGAGACTCCATGCCTGCATATCAGGCTAATGATGGTTTCTCAGTGATGGCAAATCTGCCACCAATGCTAAAAAAACCTCTGCAGAGAAACACCCCCAAACCACCAATctcaaaaaggagagaaaaaagaaagccttcaTGTGGAAGACAGAGCTACAAATATAAATGCAACTGGTTTGCCTACAGACATTATGGTGGAGGCATTTATACAACTTCTGACTTGGCATGATTCTGAGATCTTCAGAGAGACTTTATGGTCAAGTTTTACAAAGATAACAAGGAAATCTTAAAGCAGATGGGCTTTGCAGTTATTTGAAGAGGGAATCTGTATTGTGCAATAATGCTTTTGcatgaagatgaaatgagaagcTAGAAATCACATACTGAGGTAGCTAAGTTTCAACTGGAGGGGAATATGAGGCATCAGAAAGGAAGAGGTGCAAGCCCCACAGGAAGGATCTGGTTCTGGAATAAAAGCATCTGGACTGCTAGAACATCTTTAGTGCCCCATGAGGGAATGGTCATCACCAAAGTGTTTCATCCTATGGATTTTGAGGATGGTCCATTGGTGCTGATCAGGGTCAGAGAAAACCTTTGAGAGTGTTCAAAGCTTGGGTCAATCAGGAATCTCCTTCTCTTTAAAAGATACCAGATGGCATAACCTCGGTGTCTTTGAGGAAGCTATCTTTGTACTCAAACCTTCGATGGAAGGTGGTGTGATGGTCACAGGACCCCTGTCTAAACATGGGATGGGGCTACAGATGGCCAGGGTGAGAAGACCCATGGGATTCCCATACAGACATGGGGTGGGGGTATAGATGACCAGGCTGAGAAGACCCCAAGTGTAAGAGCAGAACAGCTTTGTGGAAGTCTTCCTTCCATATCCTGAGGCCTACAGAGGTGTTCAATGTTCAAATACTACCTTTGCTTCAAAAAGCAAGGCCTTCTAAGGTAAGGCTTTTCCAGAGCACCCTAGCACATCCAGGATGAATGCTCAAGAAGCCACAACTCACATGGCATTTGAAGAATCTATCCATGGAAAGATATTCGAAAAATGGGAAGATGGGAGAGATTTTGAAAATGCTTCCGAAAAAGATGCTAAAAAACATGGCCCCCAAAATGTCTGCAGAAGGCAGTTCCAGAAGTCTGAAGAGAATAGTTTTAAAAGAAGACCTTCAAAAAAGactctgaagagaaaaaaacaaaaaagtctgcAGGCAACCCTGAAAAGCAAACTGAAGAGGAAGACAGTCttggaaagagaatctgaagatTGCTCTGAAAAGGGCTTTGAGGAAGACTCCAAGAAATAACGAGCAGAAAATGGTGTTGAGAAGGAGTTAGGAAGGAACCATCCTGAGAAATGAGAATCTGGGGATGGCGGCTCTGAGTGGTTGGTGGGGAAGGCTGTGTGTGAAGATTCAGATGGAAAGGAGACACACACGGAGAATTTGGTTGATGATGGACCAGAcagaaacaagaagaagaaaatgcagatGGAAAAGGGTCTGAAGATGCTGAGGAAGAAAGAGGCGGAGCAGGTGACAGGCTGCTCAAAGATGAGGGTGCCAACAAGGAGTGTGATGAGGAGAGTCCGGTGAGGAGTGGTGTGGGGAGTCTGATGTGGGGACTGTGGGTGGGACTGGGGACGCTAAGGAAGGAGGGCCCCTGTGCATAGGCAGTAGCTCGGTCCTCAGAAGTGAGGAAGAGATTTAATCTCTTAAACTTGCTTTTAGGGAGACCCCTCCAGCTACATGTGCCTACGCTTCAGGGTAATCACTAGTAGTGTTACATAACACGTGCACAGGGGTAGGGCGCTCAGAGTGACAcctggagattttcttttttttttcctttaagtttatttagacagaaagagagagagagagagagaacaagagaggggcagagagagagagaggatcccaagcaggctccacactgccagtgcagagcccaacttggggctcgatcccacaaaccatgagatcatgacctgagccgtaatcaagagtccgacgcttaactgactgagtcacccaggagcgcTCCTTGGAGATTTTCATTGTAACCTGCACTCAATGATTTTAAATGCATGTGAAACAGCTGTTCAGTGAAAACTTCATAGCCATCATGCAtgcaagtaaaaagaaaaaaaaaaaaaaaggaagaaataagtccAAACGCAGCACTAAAACACTAGCTATGAAAGATTAAACTTTcgtatgaaaaaatagaaatttccaaGTTGagttatgaaattaaaaaaaaaaaaaaactatgccattCCAGGAGAACTGTTTGAACACAAGAATACCCATGAAGGTTGAAAACAGGGAGATGGAAAGCTACTGGCAAAGAAAAGCAAGCCTGGGTGAATAATGTCATCCATGAGAGCACCCCCAAGTACAGCCTGCTGATGGCTGAAATGCTAGATCTGGCTACGACACTCGGTCTTGCCCGTCTTTCAATACATCCAGTTCGCTTGGTTGTGACCTTGTTTTATTACAGGACCCTGCTCCCTGTGCATATGCCTGCAGCTCCCCGTGTGCTGTTCCTGTGATGTGGACGTGGCACGAAGCATTACTGCCCGAAGTACCACGGAGGCGTGCAGTCGATGGGCTCTTCCTCCCAGATGGTTTTCAGCCTCTGGGCCCAGGAGGCCACCATcgcctttctctcttcttctgatgCAATCTCGGGAGCAAAACTGATCTGAGGGGCAAGGACTTTAAATCCACAGAAGTGCAAGGCACCATGCTACAGCcacaaagaaagcaaggaagtgaTTAGAAGACACCCTTTACGTATCATTCAGTTAAATAATCaaaggtggggtgggaggtggggggctgaTGGCCTGAAACAAGCCTTCAGAAAATATTAGAACAACTTAATACTATCAGGTAGCCGAAAACAACTGACCTGCCCTATAATCTTACAACGTGGGCCTTTACAAGTGATGTGAAGAACTTTGGTGGACGGTTAGAAGTTTCAAATCCTAATTGAGGTTAATCTGTAATCTTTGCTTCTGACTCCGATAGTAAACTTTATGGTTTTGATTGATTAGGCAAATTACGGTACAGTCATACAATGGATTATTCTAGAATGATGTGACATTATTCTAGCTATAGTGTATAATCATGGATGGTTGCTCGAGAtatgtgttaaataaaaatgagaaatttgtaGCAGTATTTGTAGTATACCATTTATGTAAAGAACATAAGCATAATAACCCtaataataaaaagcatacatataaaaatatgtatgggCCATAAAGAAATACatcaaattattaaaagaaattatttttaagaggcgGATTAAGAGGatgttctgttttatattttatagtctcatcttttttttcataatatgtaCTTTTGAAAACTGAGAAAGCATATacaaagatcttttaaaaacaagaagaattTAAGCTTGGCTAATAACCTCTAAGAGACCAATTGACCTGTGGATTAGAGAGTTTAGGCCTTAAGTTCTCTCTTTCTTCAGCAAAGCATCACTAAATGGAATCACTCTCCTGTCTTTCAAAGAAGAcaacttttttctagaaatatcACTCTCCCCCCTCTGCATTCCTTCCCTTAAAACCCTACCTTTGTCCAGACTTGCCCTATCAGGGGTAGGTCAGGGGATGAGGGGCCTACACGCCtgtctacatttttaaagtaagcttgcAAACTGCTGAATATGTGATCTCCTCCTCCctggacaaagagaaaaaggtcCCTTCATAACATCCTGGAAGAATGGTTTGCATCTAGGTTTCTCAGTCTCCTGGGAGCTCAGAGCCAGGATGTAGCCACCTGACCCAGAGcctgctctcttcctcctcaccccAGCTCTGTGCCTCATCTGCTTATGCTTTGCCCCCTGCCTTCCCCTTCACAGATCGCCCAGGGGTGTGCGGAGGCAGGATGATGTCTACCTGGGAGGGCAGGCCCAGAGTCCTGGAAACCTGGAGAAGGGTGTGGCTCTGGGGATAGGGCACAGCCCCCAGCTTCACGGACCCAACACCTGTGGTGGGTGTGAGGCTGTCTGGAATGCTGGCCCTGGGGCACCTCTTGCCTGGGTTCAAGGTTGATGCCCCCTTCACAATGCACTGCCAGTCAGTGTGGACAGctacccacccccaccatccGGTGCTCCGCACACACACAGGGCCACCTTGGGGCAGTTCTATTTACCATAGAGCAGACATGAGCTAACCAGGTCTGGCTTAGCTTCTACCCAACAGTATCAAAGGCTATCATTATGTGTTTTCCCCACGGGCCAACTTTTTCAGTGCTAAGTAAGAAACTGAAAAGGGCAAAATGTTGTAACTTCTTGTATTCAGGTGGTAGATAAAATGGTCCGGGTTTCAGGCCTACATCACATCTTATTCTACATCTGGGGGAGTTgtagggggagtggaggggagtgggggtgcAGCAGGTACCTGGAGGGGCCACAGGAAGTATCGATAATCTCCGCTGACTCCAGTTTTCATGTACATCTCGGCTGTGCCCCCCGTGGTTAATGAAAGGAGGGCCAACTTATTCTGtggaagagaaagcaaatgcATTTGTGTGGCCTCCAGAGGAGACAAATGTGACCCCAGCACCAAGGTTCATAACCACTGGGAGGGAAAGCCTGAAGTCAGTTCCCTGCAGGGATGGACAAATGATAACATTCTCATCTGCCAAGCCCAGCCACAAGTGGCAACCATGTCCAACAGGGATGGAGTGGACCACATGGACACAGGGCTTGGATATGACCTGACTTCTGGTAGACAGCAGGCCTGGGACACCGTGTGGGAGGTGGGTAAGGCCCACCTGCCAACATCAGGGGCTGCTGTGAGGGCGAGTGAGGTCCCTGACACACAGGACCCTGACACTTGGGGCCCTGACACAAGGGATCCTGGCACACCGGACCCTGACATAGAGGTCCCTGACCTACAGGACCATTCACTAAATGGTGCACTATTTCCAACTAAGATGAATCTTTGTGACtcaatgttttctttataaacaCTTATAAAAGCATCTTCTGAGgcttttagaatttaaaacatcGTTAATTTCAGTAAATTATTTAGTATGAAATTCATAGCTACCGTGCACTGCGCATCTACCAGGTTCCATGCAATCCTCACCCTGTAACACGGGTGTTACATCATCTTGTTTTTCGTGGTACGAAtgtgaagctcagagaggtgaactggtgTGAGGTCATGGCTCACCTCTGCAGCACAGAGAAGACGCCCTCTCCTGAGCCAGAGCTGACCACCGTGcagtcctccagccctcccgccaCACTAATTCCAGGCCCTTCTTGGCCACGCATGTACCCCTCACTAGACGAAGCCCTGTGACTTCACAAACTTCGCTTTTCTTACCCAGGTACAGGACATAGGGTTTTGCACATGGTGCTCAATCAgtgtttatttacaaaaaagcaaactagaaatagaacctGATGAGACGTGCCCCCAGCAGTACACAGTGGTCCTCATCCCGGAGTACATACCTTGAGGAAACCGGAATCATAGAATCCTGGAATGTCGAAGGCAAACCCCTGGCACAGCACCCTGTCCATCCAGCCCTTCAGGATAGCCGGCATGCTGAACCAGTACAGCGGGAACTGGGGACACAACACAGGGAGAAACGAATGCTACGGGCAGCCTCGGGCTTCATATTTGGTGCTTCAGAAGGAACCCCACTGTCTTCCTCTTCCCAGATGGCTGGGCAGGCGAGTGTAGTAAGAGGGCAGCACAGGCAGGGTGTTTCTTCCCTTTCACTCTGACGCACCCAGTGTGGACAGGATGATGGTGGGGTGGAGCGGGCCAGAGCTGACAAGGGTCCTGGTTGCTGTTAACAGGTGGCTCTGTGTCCCCAGGGACAGACCCTTGGGCTGGTCCCTAGGCAGGTGGGGAGGCACTGGGGCGCTGATGGACACTGGCTCTGTGGCAGCTGTCCTGTGACCGACCCAATCAGGGGCACAAGAGGAAGGGTGTGGAGAAGAGTTTGTCCCTTTATGTGCTGGGGGTGAATTGCTGCCGTCTAGGAGTCACGCTGAGTTAAGTTCTGAGAAGCTTTGGATTTTGATACAAATTAAAGCTTTATCCTTAGATTCTACACACCGGTGGTAAGATGTCCCTAAAGTCCTCTCTGGTCCTCATGGAAGCCCTAACACTATATCCAATATCATTATCAATGAAAGGAGATGAACACAGATAATAATCTGTTACCAAAGGCAGAAGGAAGCCCATGCTTCATGCACTTTTGCTATAAGTCTAACACAGGAGTTGACATTGAAATTTAAGCTCCATAGCCCACTGCTGTGTGATGCTgacatgttacttaacctctctgtgcctccttttcctGATGGGCAAATAGGGCTAGTACAAGTTACTAGCTCACAGCATTGTGGGAAGGATTCAATGACTTATTACAGTGCTCTGAACAGAGTCAATGCTGAGTGAAGGGGAGTTGAGATCAGGACTAAGCAGCAGTGATGAATGAAATTTTTTCAGTGTTGAATGACAATGCAGACCCTCTGGGCCAACcatcaggaaagaggaaaagcagagggaaaagagcTGTGAGATGCagtagggaaaaagaaagaccaGTACAGAAAGAACAAGCTCTGGACTGCTTTAGCTATCCAGCTACAGGAGTGGAGGAGACGGGGGAGGGGAAACGGGCTCTGCGTGGTTACCCGATTCCAGGGAGATAGGAAGAGAAGAGCGAGAGCCAAGTATGGTTCCACCTAGTCCATGTGCCCAGACTGCTCAGCCAGTTGTGATAGAGCCCTCCTGTCCTGGCAAGGCTATTACTCTGGAAGCTAAAGCACATGGCAACCGAAGTACATGGCACTGGGACCCAGCCATATACAATCAGGATGGAAGAACATCTTGCACTTTGACCAGATTAGCAGCTCCAGGTTGCCCAGTAAAGGAAGGGATGGTGCCAGGAAGGGGTGGATGGAGGCAGCCTGGGCAGGGCGGAAGGGGACAGGTAAAGCATCCCCTCCTCCCATATGTGCAGGGTGATTTTTATAAAGGACATGCTGTTTCACCTGCAAACTGATCAcatccctgcccctcaccctcacATGGTTGTCTTGTTCTCCTGCCTGCTCCTCGCCCTCAAGCAGGGTTAACAGAGACAATTTGGGCCAATCAGATCCATCTTGGAGATTCTGGATCTAGAGACCTCAGTCCCAATGTGCagtgagagaggagaacagaggcgGCATGCACACAACAGCAGATAAGAATCAGAGGGAAAGGCCAGAGGGGTCCCAGCACCCAGTTTCACTGCCCCTGAAGCCCAGCTGGCCTGCCTGTCCCTGAGTTCCAGGAGACCCGAATGACCAGGGCCCTTAGAATAAATTCCTTCTTTCTAGTGGACTTGGATTTCTGTCAACCCAACAGCTCCAGGAAAGCACAGGTTTATTTTGCTGCCAGGCTCTTGGTGAGCTCCACGAGTGCATGCCTGTCAGGCTGTGGCGGGCAGCAGCCTTGACGAGTGAGAGCCCACAGAAGCAGTGTCCTGGCTCTGTCTGCAGTGAGTCATGGCTTGGGGACAGTTTGTGAGTGAATACATAGAAGGTGGGTGGGTGAGGCAACCAGTGACAGGAAGGAACTAAAAGATTTTCCTCTTAATAATCAGGATGTTTAAGGCAGGACTTGCATTTGGCTTGAACTACCTTGACAAACACTCACGTAGACAAATCCTGTTTTCACGCAGCCTCTGCACGTGTAAGGTGGGCatcagaagggaaggaaggcagcgCCACCTGCATGATGCAGGCATTTCTTGGGCCACCGGGCTAACGGGAAATTACTATTTACTTGGGAGTCGAGATTTTGAGTGACCAATAGTGGCTACATTAATGTCCTTACCCAATTAGACATAAATAAGTGTGTGAATGTGCTAAAAACATTAATACTATTTCTAGGAGTGTGAAACTCCATACCTGGAAAGAGCTTGTACATAGAAGGACTCTAATTCATTATAATAATTAGACGAAACACAAACCTGAAATATCACTAGATCAGCTTCCTGAACCTTTTTCTGCTCGTCAATTATGTCACTGGTCAGAGCCCCCTTTTTATAGGCTTCGTATGCTTCCACCCCATAATTGAAGAACTCAGGATTAGAGACAGCACCTGGAGAAGAACAGGTGATATGTTCTTGCTCTCATGTATGCACCCACAGCCCATCCTGGCCAATCCCACCAGCATCACTGCCACCTGGACTCCCCGAAGCAAGTCACCAGGCATTTACGGAGACTCCAATAGGCGTTG from Neofelis nebulosa isolate mNeoNeb1 chromosome 6, mNeoNeb1.pri, whole genome shotgun sequence includes these protein-coding regions:
- the NQO2 gene encoding ribosyldihydronicotinamide dehydrogenase [quinone] isoform X1, translating into MAGKKVLIVYAHQEPRSFNGSLKKVAVDELGAQGCTVTVSDLYAMDFEPRATRKDITGAVSNPEFFNYGVEAYEAYKKGALTSDIIDEQKKVQEADLVIFQFPLYWFSMPAILKGWMDRVLCQGFAFDIPGFYDSGFLKNKLALLSLTTGGTAEMYMKTGVSGDYRYFLWPLQHGALHFCGFKVLAPQISFAPEIASEEERKAMVASWAQRLKTIWEEEPIDCTPPWYFGQ
- the NQO2 gene encoding ribosyldihydronicotinamide dehydrogenase [quinone] isoform X2, encoding MDFEPRATRKDITGAVSNPEFFNYGVEAYEAYKKGALTSDIIDEQKKVQEADLVIFQFPLYWFSMPAILKGWMDRVLCQGFAFDIPGFYDSGFLKNKLALLSLTTGGTAEMYMKTGVSGDYRYFLWPLQHGALHFCGFKVLAPQISFAPEIASEEERKAMVASWAQRLKTIWEEEPIDCTPPWYFGQ